Below is a genomic region from Anoxybacillus flavithermus.
CTCTGGAGGTAAGTCGCCAAACAGTTGCGACGCACGTTGTACCGTAATCGTTGCTTTCCCATATTCCCGATGAGTCGCTTTTTCAACTTTCCCACCTAAATGATGCGTCATCAACTGCATACCATAACAAATACCTAAAATCGGAATACCTAACTGAAAAAGCGCTGGATCGCACGTGAACGATTGTTCATCATACACGCTATTTGGTCCACCCGAAAAGACAATTCCTTTTACATTCATTTGTTGAATTTGCTCGGCCGTAATCGTATGTGGATGCAGCTCGCTGTACACACCAAACTCACGAATACGGCGTGTAATTAACTGATTATACTGACTCCCGAAATCTAAAACGACGATCATTTCCTGCTGACTCAAACAAAATCACCCCATCTACATATAATAAAAAAAAGCTAGCATTCATACCCCCGCATAAAAAAACGAAGGCAGAATTCTAGCAATATAGAACACTGCCTTCGTAGTCGGGTCATTTACGGTGTCCCGGTAGAGACTCTCGAACCATATTATCGAGGATATACGAAGGTGCGCATCTTAAATTTTAATCCATTCTACCAACTTCATTCCTCGTCGGTCAAGATGCTGTCTTTTTTATTCAATTTTCTAACAATTAACAACAATATGTAACTTGCATATGATATATGAGCAAAAATTGTAGGAGAATGCACATGAATCAACCGAAAGCACTGATCGGTTCATTTACTCAAGCTATAGGTACTGTTACTTCGGCCATTGCGAGCATTCCTTCTCTAAGCGACAAAAAACAGTTTGCTCTTGATTTATGGGGAAACGTATTGCAAGCGACAGGAAACGCCCTAGAGGCAGAGGCCGAGATCCCTGATACACTAGGTATATACGGAAATCAAATTCAAGCTATCGGTAACGTAACCGTTGTTGCTGGACTATTAAACAAAGATGGAAGTCAACAGGAGATCACAGGAAATTGGTTACAATCGTTAGGCGGACTCCTTTCATTCGCAGATGATTGGGGAAGTGAACAATCATCTCCATTAAGCCCCAGAAGAATGGGTGTGGACAAAACGGTCAGAAGATGGGGGCAAATGGCTATTGGAGCTGTTTTTTTTCGTGCGTGCTTCCAACTCTTGAACGCGGTACTTGAGTTGTTCATTTTCTTTGCGCAGCTGTTTGTTTTCTGTCAACAGTTGCTCAATGATTTGTTGTTGGTGAGTAATGAGCTGTTTTTGTTGTTGGACTTTGCCGATTAAGCTCTCAACTGTAAATACAGCTTGTTGTACCGTCAACATGCGATTCACCTCCTTGTCTATCAGTATTCACATCATAGACAAGAAATACAAAAAATATTCAGCTCACTTTATGATGTGGCTGAATAGTTACGAGAATAGAAAGTAAAATTTGGATTTATACAATATATTTAATCATTGCGGTTTCATCACAACAATCAAGCTTGGGGCAATTCACACAGTCAATCCATACTTTTTCAGGTAAAGTTTCTTTTTCAGCAATTTCAAATCCACATTTTTTAAAAAACTCAATCTGATAAGTAAAGGATATTAATCTTTTAACTCCAAGTCTAGATGCTTCATTTATAATATGGTTTACTAGCATGCGACCTATTCCTTTACCCATATGATCTGGTGATACGACTAATGAACGTATCTCTCCAAGATCATGACCCAAAATATGCAATCCAGCAACTCCAACTATTTTGTTTTTCTCTTTTACGACATACATACACTGTAAATGCTGATATATTGATAATAACGAACGAGGTAAAACTAATCCTTTTTCAGCATATATTTGAATTAAAGCGTGTATATCTTTAACATCACTGGTAACTGCATTATAAATTTGCATAATTATCTCCTCATAATCGTATTATTTATATATAACCATAGAACTCTTTTTTATAAATATACAAAATTTATTTTTTATATGCAATTATAAATTTTTAAAGTACCCTATGAGAAGGGATGATTTAAGGTTGAGATCGACAAAAAGAAGTCCATCAAAAACGAAAAAAAGGGGCACTACTTTCTCTTAGTTCACTTTAAATCTATTTGGGTCATACCCACACTTTTCATGTTTTGACATGGGGTAAATCTTAAATAATAAGGCTATAAACATAGAAAATAATGCATAGATCAACCAATTCACCCATATTAAATCGATAGACTTAAACTGTTCAAATAAAGAACCACCTATCAAGTTCCCAAATAAACTACCTATTCCTGTACCTAAGGAAACAAAACCTAGGTAGCTTCCAGCTAATCCAGGTGGGGATATATTACTGGTTAAGTCGTCAATAGTTGGTATTATCAGTATTTCCGAAATTGTAAAAAATATAATGAAAGTAAAAAAAGCATAGATCGAAGGAAAAATAGATAGGCTAAAAAATGCAAATGCCATTAGTATCATGCCGAAAGTCAATATCAATGATTGATTGAATTTTTTATTCATCCACTTTACCATTCTGTATTGTAATATTATTACTAAAAAACCATTTATAGAAAACAGCAAACTAACAAGTGAATCAGAATTAAACCTAGTGGTAAAATCTAATGGGATAGTAATATATACCTGTGAATAAAGTGCCCAAAATCCACTATTTATAAGCATTAAAAATACAATTTTATAATCTTTTATTACCTTGTTTAACTGACTAACTATTTTCATATTTGAATTTATATTATTATGATTCTTGTCAACATACTTAAGAGCTAGAAGTAGAAATATAAAGTGGACTAAAGTAGCGCATAGGAAAACTATTTTAAATTCAAATTTATAAAGTAACCCTCCTAGAAGAGGGCCTATTGAAGCACCTATATTAACTGCTATACTTCGCAAAGCAAAGGCTTCAGATTTAACGGAATTAGGAACAGTTGCAATAATGGCTTTTGAAGCTGGAAAAAACAAAGCTCCCCCTATCCCTACAAAAATTGAAGAAATCACAAAAAACCATGAATTATTAGAAAAAGCAAAAGTCAAAAAGCCTATAATTCGTATCAACATTCCATAAATTAAACTGTTTTTAACCCCAAAACGGTCACTTAAAATTCCTCCAAAAAAAGTAAAACCTTGTTGCGAAATTGTCAAAACTGTTAAAACTAATCCAATTTGAAATACACTTAGTCCTCTATAATTACTTAAGTACAAGCTTAAGAGAGGAATAGCCATAAAATAACCAATTCCAATCAGCAGAACACCAAAAAGAACAATTCTAACCTCCGTGCTTAACTTTTTTATAGAATCTTTCATCTACAATCACTCCACGATAAACTTTACATGTTCTTCAACTTGATTAATAATTTGGTTTAATTCATTTAATGTCTTGCATTTTATACTATAATAACCTAATCTTGACCAACTATTAGTCATTTGATGTATATTTTGTCCAACTTTTAAATTAATCTCATAATTTGTTATTTGAGGTAAAATATCAAATATCTCTAATCCCTCTATTTTTATTAAACGACCGGGTTTGGGATTGAAGTAACGAATTGCCGTGATATATTGATTTCTGGTTGGAGGGTGGGAAACCATTTTTTGTTGAAGCACTTTTAAAAATGCATCATTAATGTTAAAACCATAAGCCTGTTCAATTAAAACGGGGATATAGTCCCCTGGAGTTCTTGCAGCGCATTCGATTAACTTAGGTCCTTCACTAGACATTTTCCATTCCGAATGGAATAGTCCAGCTTTTACTTCTAATCCAGACAATAATTGTTCTTTAGCTGCAATTAACATGTTACTATCTTCCTGGGATATCGGGGCTGGGACGGTATGTCCGATTTCAACAAAATATTTTCCTTTGGTAGTTTCTTTATAAGTAATATTATGAAAAATTGGCTTTCCTTCTGCCACGATTGTTTCTATAGATACTTCATAACCGTCAATATAATCTTCAACTATATATTCCCAATTAAAATCCCGATCAGCTATAAAAACATTTTCATCGGCTTCTATACATTCTTTCCAAGCACTTTCAATATCTTCAATAGTTTCTATACCAATAACACCTACAGATGCCCGACGGTTAGCCGGCTTTACCACTATCTTTGAACCTTTAAAAAAAGCTTTTACATCATGAATATTTTTTACTTTAGAAAAATTAGGATGAGGTATACCTAGATTTTTACATTCTTTCCGTAATTCATACTTGTTAGTACAAGCTTTAACGGCTCTTTCTCCAGGAGTCAATAAACCGATTTTTTCTGCAAACTTATATGCACCTCTAACGGCATAATCACTCCCAGGTACTACTACATCAAAGCCTACTTCCTTATGCCATCTAATAGCTTGTTCCATAAATCCCTCACTTTGTTGGTAATCTCCGTAACGTACTTCTTTCAGAATTTTATTATGATAAGGATTATTTTTAAATAATTTTTCCTCTTCTAGTAAAAAAACTTGGTAATCGGTGTCTGCTCGCTCTAATGACGAAATGAAAGTTTTATTAAGACCAATTAACAATACATTGACTTTCATTGAAATCCCCTCCAATTTAATAGATAATCTTTTCTCTTTACAAAAAAGTAAATTATTTTAAATAATTATATAGTTAATAGTAAATAACAAGAAAAATTAGACTATTTAATACGAAAAGAGGAGGAAAATATCTCCTCCTTAACTACCTAAAACCTAAAAAGTTATTTAATAATTTTTTCTTCATTCAACATCTAAAGAACGGAAACGCTCTCCTACCTCATTATGATATACTATAGGTACCTCAATTAATACAGGTTTATTTAATTTAATGGCTTTTTCTAAACTCAGTTCGAGTTCTGTTAAATTACTAGCATAGAATCCCTCACATCCGTTAGCTTTTGCTAGTTGGACAAAGTCCACTTTACCAAAATTAACAGCCGGAGGGTAAGTTTCTTGATGACCTAGACTTTGGTATAAACGTATTAACCCATTTGAATTATTATTTAACAAAACAATTACGATTGATAAGTTATAACGAACTGCTGTTTCTAAATCTTGGCTGTTGGAATGAAACCCTCCGTCTCCACACACTAATATTACTAGTTCATCTCTGTTTGCCATTTTAGCGGCCATCGCTGCTGGTAGACCAAATCCAAAAGTAGAGCAACCTGCAGAAGTAATAAATCCGTTTGGTTTATTAATTTTACTAAAAAGTACTGCAAAATGACGGAAGAAACCAACATCACTCACTAGGGTGCCATTACCAAGTACTTTATTAATCTTTCCCATCACCTGATTTACAAGTAGACCTTCTGTATTTTCTGTTTGGTCTTCTAATAGTTCTTCAATTCTTTTGCGTACTCCGCTAATATCATGCGGTTTTTTTGGAGTGCATCCAATTAATGAGTTTTGTAAGTATTCCAAAGAATCTGAAATATTATTTACCACATCTACATCAGGTTTAAATTTTTGATAGGCTAAATTCGGGTAAGAAGCTATCCGAACTACTTTTTTTTCTTTTCCATGTTTCCACATGGATGGCCGCAAATCTTCGGCGTAATCATAGCCCACTGTTATAATAAGATCTACAGGGCCGAATATATTTTCTAAAGCATTATAGTTTAGTATTCCATCCATATAACCACTAATTGCCCCAAAATTAAGAGGATGGTCACTTGGTAAAACTCCTTTTGCAGTATAAGATGATACAATTGGAATCTGCAAAGATTCACTTAATTCTCGGATTTTATCTACACAATTAGCGCGAATAACAGCATTTCCTACTATAATTAGTGGATTATTGGATTCTTTAATCATCTTCACTACTTGATCTATATTTTCTTTCCAATCATTTTGAACATATTCTTTTTTAGGTGATTTTACCGGGCGTTTACTTATTGAATCTATTAC
It encodes:
- a CDS encoding GNAT family N-acetyltransferase (catalyzes the formation of N-acetyl-L-glutamate from acetyl-CoA and L-glutamate): MQIYNAVTSDVKDIHALIQIYAEKGLVLPRSLLSIYQHLQCMYVVKEKNKIVGVAGLHILGHDLGEIRSLVVSPDHMGKGIGRMLVNHIINEASRLGVKRLISFTYQIEFFKKCGFEIAEKETLPEKVWIDCVNCPKLDCCDETAMIKYIV
- a CDS encoding MFS transporter, coding for MKDSIKKLSTEVRIVLFGVLLIGIGYFMAIPLLSLYLSNYRGLSVFQIGLVLTVLTISQQGFTFFGGILSDRFGVKNSLIYGMLIRIIGFLTFAFSNNSWFFVISSIFVGIGGALFFPASKAIIATVPNSVKSEAFALRSIAVNIGASIGPLLGGLLYKFEFKIVFLCATLVHFIFLLLALKYVDKNHNNINSNMKIVSQLNKVIKDYKIVFLMLINSGFWALYSQVYITIPLDFTTRFNSDSLVSLLFSINGFLVIILQYRMVKWMNKKFNQSLILTFGMILMAFAFFSLSIFPSIYAFFTFIIFFTISEILIIPTIDDLTSNISPPGLAGSYLGFVSLGTGIGSLFGNLIGGSLFEQFKSIDLIWVNWLIYALFSMFIALLFKIYPMSKHEKCGYDPNRFKVN
- a CDS encoding alanine-anticapsin ligase, giving the protein MKVNVLLIGLNKTFISSLERADTDYQVFLLEEEKLFKNNPYHNKILKEVRYGDYQQSEGFMEQAIRWHKEVGFDVVVPGSDYAVRGAYKFAEKIGLLTPGERAVKACTNKYELRKECKNLGIPHPNFSKVKNIHDVKAFFKGSKIVVKPANRRASVGVIGIETIEDIESAWKECIEADENVFIADRDFNWEYIVEDYIDGYEVSIETIVAEGKPIFHNITYKETTKGKYFVEIGHTVPAPISQEDSNMLIAAKEQLLSGLEVKAGLFHSEWKMSSEGPKLIECAARTPGDYIPVLIEQAYGFNINDAFLKVLQQKMVSHPPTRNQYITAIRYFNPKPGRLIKIEGLEIFDILPQITNYEINLKVGQNIHQMTNSWSRLGYYSIKCKTLNELNQIINQVEEHVKFIVE
- a CDS encoding decarboxylase, with translation MCSSTVKYLYHKGIRHIFGVVGREASSILFNEQEGIDFILTRHEFTAGIMADVLARLTGNPQVCWSTIGPGVTNLATGISSACLDRSPVIALAAQAETNDAIYNQTHQCLDNVSIIKPMAKFAAEITNPDDIIPILDQAFEASMTEQLGPSFISIPIDILKTNVSEKVIDSISKRPVKSPKKEYVQNDWKENIDQVVKMIKESNNPLIIVGNAVIRANCVDKIRELSESLQIPIVSSYTAKGVLPSDHPLNFGAISGYMDGILNYNALENIFGPVDLIITVGYDYAEDLRPSMWKHGKEKKVVRIASYPNLAYQKFKPDVDVVNNISDSLEYLQNSLIGCTPKKPHDISGVRKRIEELLEDQTENTEGLLVNQVMGKINKVLGNGTLVSDVGFFRHFAVLFSKINKPNGFITSAGCSTFGFGLPAAMAAKMANRDELVILVCGDGGFHSNSQDLETAVRYNLSIVIVLLNNNSNGLIRLYQSLGHQETYPPAVNFGKVDFVQLAKANGCEGFYASNLTELELSLEKAIKLNKPVLIEVPIVYHNEVGERFRSLDVE